The Amycolatopsis sp. DG1A-15b genome window below encodes:
- the hisN gene encoding histidinol-phosphatase — translation MTVPGYEDDLALATRLADAADAITTARFRALDLAVERKPDRTPVTDADTAVEDAIRALLAAERPDDAVLGEERGGSAAAGRAWVLDPIDGTKNFLRGVPVWATLIALVEDGDPVVGLISAPLLGRRWWAASGGGAFSSDSAGTRRLSVSKVSSLSDAYLSTTDLNSWTEYHSREKYLGLVDACWETRAFGDFWHHVLVAEGALDVAAECIVNPWDVAAAQVIVTEAGGRFSDLDGAGRYDNGSALSTNGHLHEAALAILKR, via the coding sequence GTGACCGTGCCTGGCTACGAAGATGATCTGGCTCTCGCCACCCGGCTGGCCGACGCCGCCGACGCGATCACGACGGCGCGGTTCCGCGCCCTGGACCTGGCGGTGGAGCGCAAGCCCGACCGCACCCCGGTGACCGACGCCGACACCGCGGTCGAGGACGCGATCCGCGCACTGCTGGCGGCCGAGCGCCCGGACGACGCGGTGCTCGGCGAGGAGCGCGGCGGCTCGGCCGCGGCGGGCCGCGCGTGGGTGCTCGACCCGATCGACGGGACCAAGAACTTCCTGCGAGGAGTACCCGTTTGGGCGACCCTCATCGCCCTCGTGGAGGACGGCGACCCGGTCGTCGGCCTGATCAGCGCGCCCCTGCTGGGCCGCCGCTGGTGGGCGGCTTCGGGCGGCGGGGCGTTCTCGAGCGACTCGGCCGGCACCCGCCGGCTGTCGGTTTCGAAGGTTTCGTCCCTTTCGGACGCTTATCTGTCCACAACGGACCTCAATTCCTGGACCGAGTACCACTCGCGCGAGAAGTACCTGGGCCTGGTGGACGCGTGCTGGGAGACCCGGGCGTTCGGCGACTTCTGGCACCACGTGCTGGTGGCCGAGGGCGCGTTGGACGTGGCGGCGGAGTGCATCGTCAACCCGTGGGACGTCGCGGCCGCGCAGGTGATCGTGACCGAGGCGGGTGGCCGGTTCAGCGATCTGGACGGTGCCGGGCGCTACGACAACGGGAGCGCGCTCTCGACGAACGGCCACCTCCACGAGGCAGCGCTGGCGATCCTGAAGCGCTGA
- a CDS encoding GtrA family protein, translating to MRELLKKHRELLRFAVVGGISFVITMSVNYGLKFTVLRTHPVTALIVGVLVATIFSYVANREWSFRTRGGRERAHEAALFFLFSGVALGLNALPQWFSRYVLDLQAPRLSPFGVEVADFVSGIVIGTLLGTLFRWWAFKKWVFPDAIGRPRAVPAESVEDPDIHGSKAA from the coding sequence GTGCGCGAGCTGCTGAAGAAGCATCGCGAGCTCCTCCGCTTCGCCGTCGTCGGCGGGATCAGCTTCGTGATCACGATGTCCGTCAACTACGGCTTGAAGTTCACCGTGCTGCGGACCCACCCGGTGACGGCGCTGATCGTCGGCGTCCTCGTCGCGACGATCTTCTCCTACGTCGCCAACCGCGAATGGTCGTTCCGCACCCGCGGTGGCCGGGAGCGCGCGCACGAGGCCGCGCTGTTCTTCCTGTTCAGCGGGGTCGCGCTGGGCCTGAACGCGCTGCCGCAGTGGTTCTCCCGGTACGTGCTGGACCTGCAGGCGCCGAGACTGTCGCCGTTCGGCGTCGAGGTGGCCGACTTCGTCAGCGGCATCGTCATCGGCACGCTGCTGGGCACGCTGTTCCGGTGGTGGGCCTTCAAGAAATGGGTCTTCCCCGACGCGATCGGCCGCCCGCGCGCGGTGCCCGCCGAAAGCGTCGAAGATCCGGACATTCACGGCAGCAAGGCCGCCTGA
- a CDS encoding GtrA family protein, which yields MTVVETVLKRTPEPLRSVLIKHRELLKFAIVGGTTFLVDNGVWYALKLTVLEPKPTTAKAIAIIVATIVSYILNREWSFRTRGGRERHHEAALFFVISGIAVGVNLIPLIVSRYVLDLEVPHVTFLVQEIADFASGSIIGMLMAMFFRFWGFKKWVFPDELGERRRDNDQVTRLP from the coding sequence GTGACCGTTGTGGAAACCGTGCTCAAGCGCACGCCGGAGCCACTGCGTTCGGTGCTGATCAAGCACCGGGAGCTGCTGAAGTTCGCGATCGTGGGCGGCACGACGTTCCTGGTCGACAACGGCGTCTGGTACGCGCTGAAGCTGACCGTGCTGGAGCCGAAACCGACGACGGCGAAGGCGATCGCGATCATCGTCGCGACCATCGTGTCCTACATCCTCAACCGCGAGTGGTCCTTCCGGACCCGCGGCGGGCGCGAACGGCACCACGAAGCGGCCCTGTTCTTCGTCATCAGCGGCATCGCGGTGGGCGTCAACCTGATCCCCCTGATCGTCTCGCGGTACGTGCTCGACCTCGAAGTCCCGCACGTGACGTTCCTGGTCCAGGAAATCGCGGACTTCGCGAGCGGCTCGATCATCGGCATGCTGATGGCCATGTTCTTCCGCTTCTGGGGCTTCAAGAAGTGGGTGTTCCCGGACGAGCTGGGCGAGCGGCGGCGGGACAACGACCAGGTCACCCGCCTCCCCTGA
- a CDS encoding GH92 family glycosyl hydrolase, whose translation MRRVVTAALIVPLVTVSLTSPALANAEPANRDFAAYVNPFVGAKAGDTPETNTYAGDTFPGADVPFGMVQWSPDTPLQPKPPAGQGRYYARDRDGGYAWEENRLRGFSLTHFNGAGCGGAAGDVPFLPFAGTLTTSPAVDATKYFPTFSHANESASPGYYKVTTDSGITTELTATQRSGLGRFTFPKNSPATLLIDVAQSAMGSDDAAVTVDPARRTVEGWVSSGHFCRGPNTYKVYFQATFDQPFTTSGTWQDATVTPGGTGARGGNLSKTTWDKQVVTAEGGSGAYLTFDPAKPVQVRVGLSYVDAAGARLNAALEQRHDSFDTVKGNARRTWNDRLRQIAVEGGTDAATRTFYTALYHTLLQPNVFSDVDGRYPGFDKAIHHAKPGHAQYANFSGWDTYRDEVQLLSLLAPHEAADMAQSMLNQADQAGGIWDRWSQNNDFMGVMGGDPYHSIIASTYAFGATDFDARSALKSMVGGATRVQQAGERALERPGLSDYLTLGYHPNNVSDMLEETTADFGIAQLAQRLGQKSTYQQFMARAQYWENVYNPATGYLQTRMRDGQFLSPFDPAQYQEMRYQEGNAAQYTWMVPYNVRGLFDAMGGNEAVKKRLDFFFTKLNSDASSPYAFMSNEPSFEVPWEYAYAGAPSKTQDIVRRSAELLFKPGEDGLPGNDDLGATSAWYVFAALGMYPEAPGRAELVLASPMFPKITLTRATGQRIAITAPGASSSVKYVRNLQVNGRPSTKPWLPESFAVKGGRLDFTLGASPTSWGSAASDAPPSFRDGEVPVRGRVGPGRVVVAPGGNTSATVTVEGITGAGTVSWQAKPPAGITVTPSSGTLTVGAHGTAAQQVKVTATAGMPDAYTSVPVSFSGQPVPAYLPVTVGKPGTLHAANTNVGVTDDRLVQYGDFGETDLYPGGFAFSYSAQGFAANGITPGGTVTANGQQYRWPSSPTGSPDNVIAAGQTLAVDAPVGATKLSFLGAATGADAQGTVTVTYTDGSTQQASLGLSEWLLNGGAETPQFGNTVVAKVPYVNSAFPRYMFRLQRPYTSYLFATAPIALDPAKQVRSITLPTATGAGQEHIFTYAVS comes from the coding sequence ATGCGCAGAGTCGTCACCGCGGCTTTGATCGTCCCCCTCGTCACCGTCAGCCTGACCAGCCCCGCCCTCGCGAACGCCGAACCCGCGAACCGCGATTTCGCCGCCTACGTCAACCCGTTCGTCGGCGCGAAGGCCGGCGACACCCCCGAGACCAACACCTACGCCGGCGACACGTTCCCCGGCGCCGACGTCCCCTTCGGCATGGTGCAGTGGAGCCCGGACACGCCGCTGCAGCCCAAACCACCCGCCGGCCAGGGCCGCTACTACGCCCGCGACCGCGATGGCGGCTACGCCTGGGAAGAGAACCGCCTCCGCGGTTTCAGCCTCACCCACTTCAACGGCGCCGGCTGCGGTGGCGCGGCGGGTGACGTCCCGTTCCTGCCGTTCGCCGGCACCCTGACCACCTCTCCCGCCGTCGACGCGACGAAGTACTTCCCCACCTTCAGCCACGCGAACGAATCGGCGTCACCCGGCTACTACAAGGTGACGACCGACTCGGGCATCACCACCGAGCTCACCGCCACCCAGCGCTCCGGCCTGGGCCGCTTCACCTTCCCGAAGAACTCGCCCGCCACCCTGCTGATCGACGTCGCGCAGTCCGCGATGGGCAGCGACGACGCCGCCGTGACCGTGGACCCGGCACGGCGCACGGTCGAAGGCTGGGTCTCCAGCGGCCACTTCTGCCGCGGCCCGAACACCTACAAGGTCTACTTCCAGGCCACCTTCGACCAGCCGTTCACCACGTCCGGGACCTGGCAGGACGCGACCGTGACGCCCGGCGGGACCGGCGCCCGCGGCGGCAACCTGAGCAAGACGACGTGGGACAAGCAGGTCGTCACCGCCGAGGGCGGCTCCGGCGCCTACCTGACCTTCGACCCGGCGAAACCGGTCCAGGTGCGCGTCGGACTGTCCTACGTGGACGCCGCGGGCGCCCGGCTCAACGCCGCGCTGGAACAGCGGCACGACTCCTTCGACACCGTGAAGGGCAACGCACGCAGGACGTGGAACGACCGGCTGCGCCAGATCGCCGTCGAAGGCGGCACGGACGCGGCGACCAGGACGTTCTACACCGCGCTGTACCACACGCTGCTGCAGCCCAACGTATTTTCCGATGTGGACGGTCGTTATCCCGGCTTCGACAAGGCGATCCACCACGCGAAACCAGGTCACGCCCAGTACGCGAACTTCTCCGGCTGGGACACCTACCGCGACGAGGTCCAGCTGCTGTCGCTGCTCGCCCCGCACGAGGCTGCCGACATGGCGCAGTCGATGCTCAACCAGGCCGACCAGGCCGGCGGGATCTGGGACCGCTGGTCGCAGAACAACGACTTCATGGGCGTGATGGGCGGGGACCCGTACCACTCGATCATCGCCAGCACGTACGCCTTCGGCGCCACGGACTTCGACGCCCGCAGTGCCTTGAAGTCGATGGTCGGCGGCGCCACCCGCGTCCAGCAGGCGGGCGAACGCGCGCTCGAACGCCCCGGCCTGTCGGACTACCTGACGCTGGGCTACCACCCCAACAACGTCTCGGACATGCTCGAGGAGACGACGGCCGACTTCGGCATCGCGCAGCTGGCCCAGCGGCTGGGTCAGAAGAGCACCTACCAGCAGTTCATGGCCCGCGCCCAGTACTGGGAGAACGTCTACAACCCGGCCACCGGCTACCTGCAGACCCGGATGCGCGACGGCCAGTTCCTTTCGCCGTTCGATCCCGCGCAGTACCAGGAGATGCGCTACCAGGAGGGGAACGCGGCGCAGTACACGTGGATGGTGCCGTACAACGTCCGCGGCCTCTTCGACGCGATGGGCGGCAACGAAGCCGTGAAGAAGCGTCTCGACTTCTTCTTCACGAAGCTGAACAGCGACGCCAGTTCGCCGTACGCGTTCATGTCGAACGAGCCGTCGTTCGAGGTGCCGTGGGAGTACGCCTACGCGGGTGCGCCTTCGAAGACGCAGGACATCGTGCGGCGCTCGGCGGAGCTGCTGTTCAAGCCGGGCGAGGACGGCCTGCCCGGCAACGACGACCTCGGTGCGACGTCGGCGTGGTACGTCTTCGCCGCGCTCGGCATGTACCCGGAGGCGCCCGGGCGCGCGGAACTGGTCCTGGCCAGCCCGATGTTCCCGAAGATCACGCTGACGCGGGCGACCGGGCAGCGGATCGCGATCACCGCGCCCGGCGCGTCCAGCTCGGTGAAGTACGTGAGGAACCTGCAGGTGAACGGCCGGCCGAGCACCAAGCCGTGGCTTCCCGAATCCTTCGCGGTGAAAGGCGGACGGCTGGACTTCACCCTCGGCGCGTCGCCGACGTCGTGGGGTTCGGCGGCCTCGGACGCCCCGCCGTCGTTCCGCGACGGCGAGGTCCCGGTGCGCGGCCGCGTCGGCCCGGGCCGCGTCGTGGTCGCGCCGGGCGGAAACACCAGCGCCACGGTGACCGTCGAAGGCATCACCGGCGCGGGCACGGTGTCCTGGCAGGCGAAGCCACCGGCGGGGATCACCGTGACGCCGTCGAGCGGCACGCTCACCGTGGGCGCGCACGGGACCGCCGCGCAGCAGGTGAAGGTCACCGCTACGGCCGGGATGCCGGACGCGTACACGAGCGTGCCGGTGAGCTTCAGCGGGCAACCGGTGCCCGCGTACCTGCCGGTGACGGTCGGAAAGCCGGGCACGCTCCACGCGGCGAACACGAACGTCGGCGTCACCGACGACCGGCTCGTCCAGTACGGCGACTTCGGCGAGACCGACCTCTACCCGGGTGGGTTCGCGTTCTCCTACTCGGCGCAGGGGTTCGCCGCCAACGGCATCACGCCGGGTGGGACGGTGACCGCGAACGGGCAGCAGTACCGCTGGCCGTCGAGCCCGACGGGGTCGCCGGACAACGTGATCGCGGCGGGGCAAACGCTTGCGGTGGACGCGCCGGTGGGGGCGACGAAGCTGTCGTTCCTCGGCGCGGCGACCGGCGCCGACGCCCAGGGCACGGTGACGGTCACCTACACCGACGGTTCGACGCAGCAAGCTTCTCTGGGCCTGTCGGAGTGGCTGCTGAACGGCGGTGCGGAGACGCCGCAGTTCGGGAACACGGTGGTCGCGAAGGTGCCATACGTGAATTCGGCGTTCCCGAGGTACATGTTCCGGCTGCAGCGGCCGTACACGTCATACCTGTTCGCGACGGCCCCGATCGCCCTGGACCCGGCCAAGCAGGTTCGGAGCATCACCCTGCCCACCGCCACCGGCGCGGGTCAGGAGCACATCTTCACCTACGCCGTGAGCTGA
- a CDS encoding MFS transporter, with product MSTIAPSRALKPALTGLFLSVFLAMLDAQVVATALPRIAAEFGGTGAYAWVTTAYLLAGSATAPLYGKLGDVFGRKRVLLGALALFLLGSLACGLAPSAAFLIAGRVLQGAGSGGLFVSVGASLGEMFTPREGAKYFGWFSICFAVASLAGPVVGGLLTGLAGWRSIFLVNLPLGLVALACLKTLDLPRRRREAPFDFAGVLLLGTAITGFTLLTPWSIALGAAAAVVFVVVERRAEAPVLPLRLFRDRTFTVSVLLSVLAGFAFLGSINYIAVFLQADAGPAEGGLRLLPMTLAVSLSSVVASKVIARTGAYRWAPRSSMALGLLAVLGLLTVHTLPLVLGCLVVFGFAAGLNLQVLAMATQNTAPAADRGAVAAGVNLARALGSALGPVALGFAYHAGTHGVFLALLPVLALGLVTAFALPHVTLSR from the coding sequence TTGAGCACGATCGCGCCCTCGCGCGCCCTGAAACCCGCCCTCACGGGCCTGTTCCTGTCCGTTTTCCTCGCGATGCTCGACGCCCAGGTCGTCGCCACCGCACTCCCCCGGATCGCCGCCGAGTTCGGCGGGACCGGCGCCTACGCCTGGGTCACCACCGCCTACCTGCTCGCCGGCAGCGCCACCGCGCCCCTCTACGGCAAGCTCGGTGACGTCTTCGGCCGCAAACGCGTGCTCCTGGGCGCGCTCGCCCTCTTCCTGCTCGGCTCGCTCGCCTGCGGCCTGGCTCCGTCGGCCGCGTTCCTGATCGCCGGGCGCGTGCTGCAGGGTGCCGGCTCCGGGGGCCTCTTCGTCTCCGTCGGCGCTTCGCTCGGCGAGATGTTCACACCTCGCGAAGGTGCGAAGTACTTCGGCTGGTTCTCGATCTGCTTCGCCGTCGCGTCGCTCGCCGGTCCGGTCGTCGGCGGGCTGCTCACCGGGCTCGCCGGGTGGCGGTCGATCTTCCTGGTCAACCTGCCGCTCGGGCTCGTCGCCCTGGCCTGCCTCAAGACGCTCGACCTGCCGAGACGGCGCCGGGAAGCGCCGTTCGACTTCGCCGGCGTGCTCCTGCTCGGCACGGCGATCACCGGGTTCACCCTGCTCACGCCGTGGTCGATCGCGCTCGGCGCGGCCGCGGCCGTGGTGTTCGTGGTCGTCGAACGGCGGGCCGAAGCGCCGGTGCTGCCCCTGCGGTTGTTCCGCGACCGGACGTTCACCGTGTCCGTGCTGCTCAGCGTGCTCGCCGGGTTCGCGTTCCTCGGCTCGATCAACTACATCGCGGTCTTCCTGCAGGCCGACGCCGGTCCGGCGGAAGGCGGGCTGCGGTTGCTGCCCATGACGCTCGCCGTATCGCTCTCCTCCGTCGTCGCGAGCAAAGTCATCGCCCGCACCGGCGCCTACCGCTGGGCGCCGCGGTCGAGCATGGCGCTCGGCCTGCTCGCGGTGCTCGGCCTGCTCACCGTGCACACGCTGCCGCTGGTGCTCGGCTGCCTGGTCGTCTTCGGTTTCGCGGCCGGGCTGAACCTGCAGGTCCTCGCCATGGCCACGCAGAACACCGCGCCCGCCGCGGACCGCGGCGCGGTCGCCGCCGGCGTCAACCTCGCCCGCGCGCTCGGCTCGGCCCTCGGCCCGGTCGCGCTCGGCTTCGCCTACCACGCCGGCACCCACGGCGTGTTCCTCGCGCTGCTGCCCGTGCTCGCGCTCGGCCTCGTCACGGCGTTCGCGCTCCCCCACGTCACACTTTCCCGATAG
- a CDS encoding ATP-binding protein — protein sequence MRRRILLAILLAVAVTAAVLGIPLGIVASWQIESSYRETLAENARAAAAILDTEIANGQEIDLDQVRAAVPANGLLTVRASGQTEKRYGSSPGTDTVTETADLARDGKVEIAVPAGPMHERQTTVTLVVVLLVLLSVGTGAVVAIATARRLAKPLRHVAERAARLGGGDFRPDPSRYGVGELDMVAEALDASGTALAQLVQRERQLVGDVSHQLRSRLTALQLRLEPLTVHPDDEVADESKAAQEQADRLAEALDELLAAARAAREVGAEPVDLPTQLPAMAQEWRELLRSEGRNLRTRVADGLMARATPGRLREVIGVLLDNALRHGSGTVTLIARRGDAEGTVVIEVSDTGPGVPDELAPHIFERGFSGGGSTGVGLALARALVEADGGRLELSNRRPAVFSLFLKVPRPTDVPEVRWPAERVPR from the coding sequence GTGCGCCGCCGCATCCTGCTGGCCATCCTGCTGGCCGTGGCCGTCACCGCGGCCGTCCTCGGCATCCCGCTGGGCATCGTGGCGAGCTGGCAGATCGAGTCGAGCTACCGCGAGACCCTGGCCGAGAACGCCCGCGCGGCGGCCGCGATCCTCGACACCGAAATCGCCAACGGCCAGGAGATCGACCTCGACCAGGTGCGCGCCGCCGTCCCGGCGAACGGGCTGCTGACCGTCCGGGCGAGTGGCCAGACGGAGAAGCGCTACGGCAGCAGCCCGGGCACCGACACCGTCACCGAGACCGCCGACCTCGCCCGCGACGGCAAGGTCGAGATCGCCGTCCCGGCCGGCCCGATGCACGAGCGGCAGACGACGGTGACGCTGGTCGTCGTGCTGCTGGTGCTGCTGTCGGTGGGCACCGGCGCGGTCGTCGCGATCGCGACGGCCAGACGGCTCGCGAAGCCGCTGCGGCACGTGGCCGAACGCGCGGCCCGGCTCGGCGGCGGCGACTTCCGGCCCGACCCGAGCCGCTACGGCGTCGGCGAGCTCGACATGGTCGCCGAAGCGCTGGACGCGTCCGGCACCGCGCTGGCCCAGCTCGTGCAGCGGGAACGCCAGCTCGTCGGGGACGTCTCGCACCAGCTGCGCAGCCGGCTGACGGCGTTGCAGCTGCGGCTGGAACCGCTCACGGTCCACCCGGACGACGAGGTGGCCGACGAGTCGAAGGCGGCCCAGGAGCAGGCGGACCGGCTCGCCGAGGCACTGGACGAGCTGCTGGCGGCGGCCCGCGCGGCGCGCGAGGTCGGCGCGGAACCGGTGGACCTGCCGACGCAGCTGCCGGCGATGGCGCAGGAGTGGCGCGAGCTGCTCCGCTCGGAGGGCCGCAACCTGCGGACGCGCGTGGCCGACGGCCTGATGGCGCGGGCCACCCCGGGACGGCTCCGCGAGGTCATCGGCGTGCTGCTGGACAACGCGCTGCGCCACGGCTCGGGCACGGTGACGCTCATCGCCCGCCGCGGCGACGCCGAGGGCACGGTCGTGATCGAGGTGAGCGACACCGGCCCCGGCGTCCCGGACGAGCTCGCGCCGCACATCTTCGAACGCGGCTTCTCCGGCGGCGGCTCGACGGGCGTGGGGCTCGCCTTGGCCCGGGCCCTGGTCGAGGCCGACGGCGGCCGCCTGGAGCTGTCGAACCGCCGTCCGGCGGTGTTCAGCCTGTTCCTCAAGGTGCCACGGCCGACCGACGTCCCCGAGGTGCGCTGGCCGGCCGAGCGCGTCCCGCGTTAG
- a CDS encoding NAD(P)H-binding protein codes for MIFVIGATGKVGRHLVPALLDAGAEVRALTRDPAKARIDPRAEVVRGDLDTSDLPALLAGADRVFVLSQGHSADREAAAARAAAQAGVTHLVKLSTTGVHFGQNDPVSRTHAEAEQAVREAGPAWTILRPGAFMDNRFAWVGSIRDENAVYVPDTDPPSALIHVRDIAAVAALVLTTPGHEGATYELTGGEALTTEQQVAILSEAIGRPLKYVEETESAAKERLIRMFGWPAKAVDGLFALKRESAPHERVVFDTVERLLGRPPLTFATWARENASAYRHQE; via the coding sequence ATGATCTTCGTCATCGGCGCCACCGGCAAGGTCGGCCGCCACCTCGTTCCCGCCCTGCTCGACGCCGGCGCAGAAGTCCGCGCGCTGACCCGCGACCCGGCGAAGGCCCGGATCGACCCGCGCGCCGAAGTGGTCCGCGGGGACCTCGACACCTCGGACCTGCCCGCCCTGCTGGCCGGCGCGGACCGCGTGTTCGTGCTGAGCCAGGGCCACAGCGCCGACCGGGAAGCGGCCGCCGCTCGGGCCGCCGCACAGGCCGGTGTCACCCACCTGGTCAAGCTGTCCACCACGGGTGTCCACTTCGGACAGAATGACCCGGTCAGCCGCACCCACGCCGAAGCCGAGCAGGCGGTCCGCGAAGCCGGGCCGGCCTGGACGATCCTGCGACCCGGGGCCTTCATGGACAACCGGTTCGCCTGGGTCGGCTCGATCCGCGACGAGAACGCCGTGTACGTGCCCGACACCGATCCGCCGTCCGCGCTGATCCACGTCCGGGACATCGCCGCGGTCGCGGCCCTCGTGCTGACGACACCCGGCCACGAAGGCGCGACCTACGAGCTCACCGGCGGCGAAGCCCTGACCACCGAGCAGCAGGTCGCCATCCTGTCCGAGGCGATCGGCCGGCCGCTGAAGTACGTCGAAGAGACCGAAAGCGCCGCGAAGGAGCGCCTGATCCGGATGTTCGGCTGGCCCGCGAAGGCCGTCGACGGCCTCTTCGCCCTCAAGCGCGAGTCGGCCCCGCACGAACGCGTCGTCTTCGACACCGTCGAGCGGCTGCTCGGCCGGCCGCCGCTGACCTTCGCGACCTGGGCACGGGAGAACGCGTCCGCGTACCGCCACCAGGAGTGA
- a CDS encoding response regulator transcription factor yields MVLLAEDDPAIAEPLSRALEREGYEIHVVTDGPSVLDATAAQRVDLLVLDLGLPGMDGLEVCRRLRAAGTELPVLMLTARTDEVDFVVGLDAGADDYVAKPFRLAELLARIRALLRRRVPDVLEAGGVRMDLGARLVTVDNHEVQLANKEFELLRVLMTRAGQVVSRDEILAEVWNDLESKTSKTLDMHMSWLRRKLAIAADEAAGRTSKTHDGERRIATVRGVGFRFNAE; encoded by the coding sequence ATGGTCCTACTCGCCGAAGACGATCCGGCTATCGCCGAACCGCTCTCCCGCGCCCTCGAACGTGAGGGATACGAGATCCACGTCGTCACCGACGGCCCTTCGGTGCTCGACGCCACCGCCGCTCAGCGCGTCGACCTGCTCGTGCTGGACCTCGGTCTGCCCGGGATGGACGGTCTGGAGGTCTGCCGCCGCCTGCGCGCCGCCGGCACCGAGCTGCCCGTCCTGATGCTCACCGCCCGCACCGACGAGGTCGACTTCGTCGTCGGCCTGGACGCGGGCGCCGACGACTACGTCGCCAAGCCGTTCCGGCTCGCCGAACTGCTCGCCCGGATCCGCGCGCTGCTGCGCCGGCGGGTGCCCGACGTCCTGGAGGCCGGTGGGGTGCGGATGGACCTCGGCGCCCGGCTGGTGACCGTGGACAACCACGAAGTCCAGCTGGCGAACAAGGAGTTCGAGCTGCTGCGGGTGCTGATGACCCGGGCCGGGCAGGTCGTCAGCCGCGACGAGATCCTCGCCGAGGTCTGGAACGACCTCGAGTCGAAGACGTCCAAGACGCTCGACATGCACATGTCGTGGCTGCGCCGGAAGCTCGCCATCGCCGCCGACGAGGCCGCCGGCCGCACCAGCAAGACCCACGACGGCGAGCGGCGGATCGCGACCGTCCGCGGCGTCGGCTTCCGCTTCAACGCCGAATAA